Proteins found in one Populus alba chromosome 14, ASM523922v2, whole genome shotgun sequence genomic segment:
- the LOC118034087 gene encoding ethylene-responsive transcription factor 2-like, with amino-acid sequence MWQGGNNSLESEGLDFLESVQQHLVSPTDTDRDFDTPMSTCPQMENSTEGTASSFSDDHDLLFDDSMTSTTLAVVESEPRGQGIPGGDMACKSNVALAPKGSQYRGVRRRPWGKYAAEIRDPKKNGARTWLGTYETPEDAALAYDQAAFKIRGSKAKLNFPHLIGSKEYEPVRLSSKRRSPEPELVHDGSPKRRK; translated from the coding sequence ATGTGGCAAGGAGGGAACAACAGCTTAGAGTCTGAAGGTTTAGATTTCTTGGAGTCCGTTCAACAGCATCTTGTTAGCCCTACTGATACTGATCGTGATTTTGATACTCCGATGAGTACTTGCCCACAAATGGAAAATAGTACTGAGGGTACTGCTTCAAGCTTCAGTGATGATCATGATCTCCTCTTTGATGATTCAATGACCTCAACAACGTTAGCGGTCGTTGAATCGGAGCCTCGGGGGCAGGGCATTCCTGGAGGGGACATGGCGTGTAAGAGCAACGTCGCGCTGGCCCCGAAAGGGAGTCAATATAGGGGAGTGAGGAGGAGGCCGTGGGGGAAGTATGCGGCGGAGATTAGGGACCCGAAGAAGAATGGAGCAAGGACGTGGCTTGGAACTTATGAGACACCTGAGGATGCTGCTCTTGCTTATGATCAAGCTGCTTTTAAGATTCGTGGAAGCAAAGCTAAGCTTAATTTTCCTCATCTAATTGGTTCTAAAGAATATGAACCTGTTAGATTGAGCTCCAAGAGAAGATCTCCTGAGCCTGAATTGGTGCACGATGGCTCCCCCAAGAGGAGAAAATGA